The following proteins come from a genomic window of Streptomyces sp. NBC_01716:
- a CDS encoding response regulator transcription factor, whose amino-acid sequence MEDRVRVVIAEDSVLLREGLTRLLTDLGHDVVAGVGDGEALIKTVGDLAREGAAPDVVVADVRMPPTHTDEGVRAAVQLRKDHPGIGVLVLSQYVEEQYATELLAGSSRGVGYLLKDRVAEVREFVDAVVRVARGGTALDPEVVAQLLGRSRKQDVLVGLTPREREVLGLMAEGRTNSAIARQLVVSDGAVEKHVSNIFQKLGLSPSDGDHRRVLAVLTYLNS is encoded by the coding sequence CGAGTGGTCATCGCCGAGGATTCGGTGCTCCTGCGGGAGGGCCTGACCCGGCTCCTGACCGATCTCGGGCATGACGTCGTCGCCGGTGTCGGGGACGGTGAGGCGCTGATCAAGACCGTCGGCGACCTGGCCCGTGAAGGAGCGGCGCCGGACGTGGTGGTGGCCGACGTACGGATGCCGCCGACCCACACCGACGAAGGGGTCCGGGCGGCGGTCCAGCTGCGCAAGGACCATCCGGGCATCGGCGTGCTGGTGCTGTCCCAGTACGTGGAGGAGCAGTACGCGACGGAACTGCTCGCGGGCAGCAGCCGGGGGGTCGGCTATCTGCTCAAGGACCGGGTGGCCGAGGTCCGCGAGTTCGTGGACGCGGTCGTACGGGTGGCCAGGGGCGGCACGGCACTGGACCCCGAGGTGGTGGCACAGCTGCTCGGCCGCAGCCGTAAGCAGGACGTGCTGGTCGGTCTGACGCCCCGGGAGCGCGAGGTCCTGGGCCTGATGGCGGAGGGGCGGACCAACTCGGCGATCGCCAGGCAGCTGGTCGTGAGCGACGGCGCGGTGGAGAAGCACGTCAGCAACATCTTCCAGAAGCTGGGCCTGTCGCCGAGTGACGGAGATCACCGCCGGGTGCTGGCGGTGCTGACCTATCTCAACTCGTGA
- a CDS encoding 2-oxoacid:acceptor oxidoreductase subunit alpha: protein MTSQVSSPAEQADGADDTSESVVGDQRAPEGASGVPGASGSKEVRRLDRVIIRFAGDSGDGMQLTGDRFTSETASFGNDLSTLPNFPAEIRAPAGTLPGVSSFQLHFADHDILTPGDAPNVLVAMNPAALKANIGDVPRGADIIVNTDEFTKRPMAKVGYTTSPLEDGSLEAYQLHPVPLTTLTIEALKEFGLSRKEAERSKNMFALGLLSWMYHRPTESTEQFLRTKFAKKPHIAEANVAAFRAGWNFGETTEDFAVSYEVAPATKAFPTGTYRNISGNLALSYGLIAASHQADLPLYLGSYPITPASDILHELSRHKNFGVRTFQAEDEIAAIGAALGASFGGSLAVTTTSGPGVALKSETIGLAVSLELPLLVVAIQRGGPSTGLPTKTEQADLLQAMYGRNGEAPVPIVAPQTPADCFDAAIEAARIAVTYRTPVFLLSDGYLANGSEPWRIPEPDELPDLGVRFTTAPNHQLPDGTDVFWPYKRDPQTLARPWAVPGTPGLEHRIGGIEKQDGTGNISYDPANHDFMVRTRQAKIDGIEVPDLVVDDPDGARTLVLGWGSTYGPITAAVRRLRTGGHPIAQAHLRHINPFPRNLGEVLKRYDKVVVPEMNLGQLATLLRAKYLIDAHSYNQVNGMPFKAEQLATALKEAIDA from the coding sequence GTGACCAGCCAGGTCAGTAGCCCAGCCGAGCAGGCCGACGGGGCTGACGACACGAGTGAGTCCGTCGTCGGCGATCAGCGCGCGCCCGAAGGCGCGTCCGGTGTGCCCGGTGCGTCAGGCTCGAAGGAAGTCCGCCGTCTGGACCGGGTGATCATCCGTTTCGCGGGTGACTCCGGTGACGGCATGCAGCTGACGGGTGACCGGTTCACCTCCGAGACGGCGTCGTTCGGGAACGACCTGTCCACGCTGCCGAACTTCCCCGCCGAGATCCGCGCGCCCGCAGGCACCCTGCCGGGTGTGTCCTCGTTCCAGCTGCACTTCGCCGACCACGACATCCTCACCCCGGGCGACGCGCCGAACGTGCTGGTCGCGATGAACCCGGCCGCGCTCAAGGCGAACATCGGCGACGTGCCGCGGGGCGCCGACATCATCGTCAACACCGACGAGTTCACCAAGCGCCCCATGGCGAAGGTCGGTTACACCACCTCGCCCCTGGAGGACGGCTCGCTGGAGGCGTACCAGCTCCACCCGGTGCCGCTGACGACGCTGACGATCGAGGCGCTGAAGGAGTTCGGGCTCTCCCGCAAGGAGGCCGAGCGTTCGAAGAACATGTTCGCGCTGGGTCTGCTCTCGTGGATGTACCACCGCCCGACCGAGAGCACGGAGCAGTTCCTGCGGACGAAGTTCGCGAAGAAGCCGCACATCGCCGAGGCGAACGTCGCGGCGTTCCGGGCGGGCTGGAACTTCGGCGAGACCACCGAGGACTTCGCCGTCTCCTACGAGGTCGCCCCGGCCACCAAGGCGTTCCCGACCGGCACCTACCGCAACATCTCCGGGAACCTGGCGCTGTCGTACGGGCTGATCGCCGCCTCCCACCAGGCCGATCTGCCGCTCTACCTCGGGTCGTACCCGATCACGCCGGCGTCCGACATCCTCCATGAGCTGTCGCGCCACAAGAACTTCGGCGTCCGCACCTTCCAGGCGGAGGACGAGATCGCCGCCATCGGCGCGGCGCTCGGCGCGTCCTTCGGCGGTTCCCTCGCCGTGACGACGACCTCCGGGCCCGGGGTGGCCCTGAAGTCGGAGACGATCGGTCTGGCGGTCTCGCTGGAGCTGCCCCTGCTGGTGGTGGCGATCCAGCGCGGTGGTCCTTCGACCGGTCTGCCGACCAAGACCGAACAGGCCGACCTGCTCCAGGCGATGTACGGCCGCAACGGCGAGGCGCCGGTGCCGATCGTCGCCCCGCAGACCCCCGCGGACTGCTTCGACGCGGCCATCGAGGCGGCCCGGATCGCGGTCACGTACCGCACGCCGGTCTTCCTGCTCTCCGACGGCTACCTCGCCAACGGCTCCGAGCCCTGGCGGATCCCCGAGCCGGACGAACTGCCGGACCTGGGTGTGCGGTTCACCACGGCGCCCAACCACCAGCTGCCCGACGGCACGGACGTCTTCTGGCCGTACAAGCGCGACCCGCAGACCCTGGCCCGGCCGTGGGCCGTGCCCGGCACACCCGGTCTCGAACACCGCATCGGCGGCATCGAGAAGCAGGACGGCACGGGCAACATCTCCTACGACCCGGCCAACCACGACTTCATGGTCCGCACCCGCCAGGCCAAGATCGACGGCATCGAGGTGCCCGACCTCGTCGTCGACGACCCGGACGGCGCGCGCACGCTGGTGCTCGGCTGGGGCTCCACGTACGGCCCCATCACCGCCGCCGTCCGCCGGCTGCGCACGGGCGGCCACCCGATCGCGCAGGCGCATCTGCGCCACATCAACCCGTTCCCGCGGAATCTGGGCGAGGTGCTGAAGCGTTACGACAAGGTCGTGGTGCCGGAGATGAACCTGGGGCAGCTCGCCACGCTCCTGCGGGCGAAGTACCTCATCGACGCGCACTCCTACAACCAGGTCAACGGCATGCCGTTCAAGGCCGAACAGCTCGCCACGGCTCTCAAGGAGGCCATCGATGCCTGA